The nucleotide window CTTTCTATCACATACCCAAATTTTTAAAGAACGATCTAATCAAAAGACTAGAAATCAACATTCAGCATCGTCTTGATGGAATGCTCATTTCTAAGCTTTAACGAGGGTCACCAATCGGTAATGGTGGAGCCAAGCGGGATCGAACCGCTGACCTCCTGCGTGCAAGGCAGGCGCTCTCCCAGCTGAGCTATGGCCCCGTATCGCTACAGGGTGCACCAGTAATTGGTGGGTCTGGGCAGATTCGAACTGCCGACCTCACCCTTATCAGGGGTGCGCTCTAACCAACTGAGCTACAGACCCAATCGTCTTCTTCAATGAATCAAGCAATTCGTGTGGGAGCTCATGAAGCAACTGCCGTCGTCGATTAAGGAGGTGATCCAGCCGCAGGTTCCCCTACGGCTACCTTGTTACGACTTCACCCCAGTCATGAATCACACCGTGGTAACCGTCCTCCCGAAGGTTAGACTAGCTACTTCTGGTGCAACCCACTCCCATGGTGTGACGGGCGGTGTGTACAAGGCCCGGGAACGTATTCACCGCGACATTCTGATTCGCGATTACTAGCGATTCCGACTTCACGCAGTCGAGTTGCAGACTGCGATCCGGACTACGATCGGTTTTGTGGGATTAGCTCCACCTCGCGGCTTGGCAACCCTCTGTACCGACCATTGTAGCACGTGTGTAGCCCAGGCCGTAAGGGCCATGATGACTTGACGTCATCCCCACCTTCCTCCGGTTTGTCACCGGCAGTCTCCTTAGAGTGCCCACCATAACGTGCTGGTAACTAAGGACAAGGGTTGCGCTCGTTACGGGACTTAACCCAACATCTCACGACACGAGCTGACGACAGCCATGCAGCACCTGTCTCAATGCTCCCGAAGGCACCAATCCATCTCTGGAAAGTTCATTGGATGTCAAGGCCTGGTAAGGTTCTTCGCGTTGCTTCGAATTAAACCACATGCTCCACCGCTTGTGCGGGCCCCCGTCAATTCATTTGAGTTTTAACCTTGCGGCCGTACTCCCCAGGCGGTCAACTTAATGCGTTAGCTGCGCCACTAAAAGCTCAAGGCTCCCAACGGCTAGTTGACATCGTTTACGGCGTGGACTACCAGGGTATCTAATCCTGTTTGCTCCCCACGCTTTCGCACCTCAGTGTCAGTATCAGTCCAGGTGGTCGCCTTCGCCACTGGTGTTCCTTCCTATATCTACGCATTTCACCGCTACACAGGAAATTCCACCACCCTCTACCATACTCTAGCTCGACAGTTTTGAATGCAGTTCCCAGGTTGAGCCCGGGGCTTTCACATCCAACTTAACGAACCACCTACGCGCGCTTTACGCCCAGTAATTCCGATTAACGCTTGCACCCTCTGTATTACCGCGGCTGCTGGCACAGAGTTAGCCGGTGCTTATTCTGTCGGTAACGTCAAAACCATCACGTATTAGGTAATGGCCCTTCCTCCCAACTTAAAGTGCTTTACAATCCGAAGACCTTCTTCACACACGCGGCATGGCTGGATCAGGCTTTCGCCCATTGTCCAATATTCCCCACTGCTGCCTCCCGTAGGAGTCTGGACCGTGTCTCAGTTCCAGTGTGACTGATCATCCTCTCAGACCAGTTACGGATCGTCGCCTTGGTGAGCCATTACCTCACCAACTAGCTAATCCGACCTAGGCTCATCTGATAGCGCAAGGCCCGAAGGTCCCCTGCTTTCTCCCGTAGGACGTATGCGGTATTAGCGTCCGTTTCCGAGCGTTATCCCCCACTACCAGGCAGATTCCTAGGCATTACTCACCCGTCCGCCGCTCTCAAGAAGTGCAAGCACCTCTCTACCGCTCGACTTGCATGTGTTAGGCCTGCCGCCAGCGTTCAATCTGAGCCATGATCAAACTCTTCAGTTCAAACATCTTTGGGTTTTGAGAAAACCCTAAACTTGGCTCAGCAATCGTTGGTTACATCTTTGATTTCTCGCGGAGTAACTTGTGATGCTGATAATCTGTTGACTAGCAGTCTGACTCCACAAGCACCCACACGAATTGCTTGATTCAGTTGTTAAAGAGCGGTGGGTTGAGCCTTTCGTCTCAACCGAGGCGCGCATTCTACAGCGCCCCGTGTATCTGTCAAGCGGTTATTTTAGAAGTTTTCAAAGTTTTGCTTTCCAAAACCTCAACAACTTCAACCACTTGCGCTTTCGATCTCTCGTTAGCGGGAGGCGAATTCTACAGCGTTGGTCGCTGCTGTCAACACCTCTTTTTCACCGCTTTCGACCGAGAAGATCGAACCGTCAAACCGAGCCAAACAACCTGCCCTGCCGACTCCTTCCGGACTTCGATGAACTGAAGTCCTGCGCTGCCAGAAAACATCTAACTCATTGAAACTCAAGGAGTTTTCCGTTTCGACTGCGCCGGAAGTGGGGCGAATTATAGAGACTCAAAATCTGCCGTCAACATCTATTTGCAGTCTTATTCGGATTTCAGCGTGATACGCGCAAAAGCCTTCTTGCCCGCCTGGCAGACATGGGTGGAGCCCAGCTCATATATATAGGTGCGATCCACAACCTCACCATCTATACGCACCCCACCCGAACCCAGGAGGTCCCTCGCCACTGCCGCGTTCTTGACCAACCCTGCCTTATTAAGGACGGCAGCGATCGGCATGGACTCGGCAGCAGACAGCTCGATCTCCGGCAGATCATCCGGAAGCTCGCCATCTTTCATGCGGTTACCCGCCGCACGATGGGCATTGGTCGCAGCCTCTTCACCATGGAAGCGAGCAACGATTTCCTCAGCCAGCTTGATCTTGATATCCCGCGGATTCGCTCCCGCCTCGACATCTGCGCGGAACGCATTGATCTCATCCATGGAGCGGAAGCTCAACAGCTCGAAATAACGCCACATCAACACGTCAGGAATGGAAACCAGCTTGCCGTACATCACTCCCGGCGCTTCCTGGATGCCAACGTAGTTGCCCAACGACTTGGACATCTTCTTCACCCCATCCAGACCTTCCAGCAACGGCATGGTCAGGATGCACTGAGCTTCCTGCCCATAACCACGCTGCAGCTCGCGCCCCATCAAAAGGTTGAACTTCTGATCCGTACCGCCGAGCTCAACGTCCGCGCGCAATGCGACCGAGTCGTAGCCCTGCACAAGCGGGTAGAGAAACTCATGGATGGCGATTGGTTGATTGGTTGTGTAGCGCTTATCGAAGTCATCGCGCTCGAGCATGCGAGCCACGGTGTATTGGGACGTCAGGCGAATGAAATCCGCCGGCCCCATCTGATCCATCCAAGTGGAGTTGAAAGCCACTTCGGTCTTGGCCGGATCGAGAATCTTGAACACCTGAGCCTTGTAGGTCTCGGCGTTATCGAGCACTTGCTCGCGGGTCAGTGGCGGACGCGTTGCGCTCTTTCCACTCGGATCACCGATCATCCCTGTGAAGTCACCAATAAGAAAGATGACCTGATGCCCCAGATCCTGGAACTGGCGCAGCTTGTTGATAAGCACGGTATGGCCCAGGTGCAGATCGGGCGCCGTCGGATCGAAACCAGCCTTGATACGCAGCGGCTGCCCGCGCTTGAGCTTCTCGACCAGCTCGGACTCGACCAACAGTTCTTCCGCACCACGTTTGATCAGCGCTAGCTGCTCTTCAACCGACTTCATAACAGACCCGCAAGGCTCAGATTCAAAGGGCCCCAACCATACAAGATCGCGCACCAAATACAAGGTTTGCCCGGCGCGCGGATACCAATCCGCAAGCAGAGCGCGTGCGGGCTTGCTTCGCAGGGGATTTGGTTATATTTTATACAGTTATTTCATCTTCATCATGTCATTCATCTTTTCCAATTCATATTTTCAAAAGCCAAATTACTTATGACCACAAAACCGTCTAAAGCGCCGCCGCTTTACCCAAAGACCCACCTGCTTGCCGCCAGCGGCATTGCAGCCCTCCTTAGCCTGGCGCTCCTGGTGTTTCCTTCCAGCGATGTTGAAGCCAAAAAGACGACTCTGAGTCTTGAACTGGAAAGTCCTGCTGAACAACTGACACAAGAACAAGACGCTGCCGAAGCCGCTCAAGCCACAAACGAACCGGCCGCCTCCCCTTTTGCGCAGATAGACGATAGCGCCGAAGACACGACCGAAGCTGCCCAGGCACAGCCTCCAGCCGAGGAAGAGAAGAAAAAACCGGGCCACCATGAGGTGATCGTAGCGAAGGGCGACACGCTTTCCACCCTCTTCGAAAAGGTTGGCCTGCCCGCCGCCTCAGTCCATGAAGTTCTGGACAGCGACAAACAAGCCAGGCAATTCGCCCAGTTGAAACACGGCCAGAAGCTCGAATTCGAACTCGACCCGGAAGGACAACTGACCAGTCTGCACACCCGGCTGAGCGATCTGGAAAGCATTACCCTGACCAAAAATGACAAGGGCTATGTGTTCAACCGCACGACCGCCAAGCCTACCGTGCGCTCGGCGTACGCTCATGGCGTGATCAACAGCTCGCTATCGCAATCGGCCGCACGCGCCGGCCTTTCCCACAGCCTGACAATGGACATGGCCAATGTTTTTGGCTACGACATCGATTTCGCCCAGGATATTCGCCAGGGCGACGAATTCGATGTCATCTACGAGCAGAAAGTGGTCAATGGCAAGAGCGTTGGCAACGGTCCAATCCTTTCCGCGCGCTTCACCAACCGTGGCAAGACATACACCGCAGTGCGTTACGTCAACAAACAAGGCAACAGCAGTTACTACACCGCCGACGGCAACAGCATGCGCAAGGCCTTCATCCGTACACCGGTTGACTTCGCCCGCATCAGCTCGAAGTTCTCCGCAGGTCGCAAGCACCCGATCCTGAACAAGATCCGCGCTCATAAGGGCGTCGATTATGCCGCTCCCCGTGGCACGCCCATCAAGGCTGCCGGCGATGGCAAGGTACTGCTGGCCGGGCGTCGTGGCGGTTATGGCAACACGGTGATCATCCAGCACGGCAACACCTATCGCACCTTGTACGGTCACATGCAGGGCTTCGCCAAAGGCGTGAAAACGGGCAGCACCGTCAAGCAAGGCCAGGTGATCGGATATATCGGTACCACCGGCCTGTCCACCGGTCCGCACCTTCACTATGAGTTCCAGGTAAACGGCGTTCACGTCGATCCACTCGGCCAGAAACTGCCGATGGCCGATCCGATCGCCAAATCCGAGCGCGCGCGCTTCCTGGCTCAAAGCCAACCCCTGATGGCTCGCATGGATCAAGAGAAAGCCACGCTGCTGGCCTCGAGCAAACGCTAAGCCATGGCGCTCTATATGGGTGTGATGTCCGGAACCAGCCTGGATGGCCTGGACATCGCGCTGGTTGAACTGACCCCGGCGATCAGATTGGTCGCCACGCACTACATTCCCATGCCCGATGCGCTGCGCACCGAGCTGCTTGGCTTGTGCAGCAGCGGGCCCGACGAGATCGCCCGCTCCGCCATTGCCCAGCAGAACTGGGTACGACTGGCGGCACAAGGCATTCATGCCCTGCTCGCTAGCCAGAAACTCAAGCCGGAGGATGTCAGAGCGATTGGTAGTCATGGCCAGACCATCCGTCACGAGCCAGCACGCGGCTTTACCGTGCAGATTGGCAATCCGGCACTGCTGAGCGAGCTGACCGGCATTACCGTCGTCAGCGATTTCCGCAGCCGTGATGTTGCCGCCGGCGGACAAGGCGCGCCGCTGGTCCCCGCCTTTCACGAAGCGCTGTTTGAAGGGCAGATCGGCCACCGCGCCGTGCTGAACGTCGGCGGCTTCAGCAATCTCAGCCTGATAGAACCTGAAAAGTCCGTGGCCGGTTTCGATTGTGGCCCCGGCAACGTATTGCTGGATGCCTGGATTCACCAACAGCGCCATGAGCATTTCGATCGCGACGGTCAGTGGGCAGCGAGCGGCAAGGTAGAACCGACGTTACTCAAGACCCTGCTCAGCGACCCTTTCTTTCTGACCAAGGGCCCAAAAAGCACCGGACGGGAAGTATTCAACCTGCCCTGGCTGACCCGGCATCTGTCGCATTTGCCCACTTTCGCTGCCGAAGACGTGCAGGCTACGTTACTCGAGTTGACGGCCCTGACCATAGTCGAATCACTGCAAAGCGCCCAACCGCATACTGATGAATTACTGGTCTGCGGTGGCGGAGTGCACAACCGCACGTTGATGAAGCGCCTGGCCGATCTCCTGCCAGGCACCAAGGTCAGTAGCACGGCTGCTTACGGCGTAGACCCGGACTGGGTTGAAGCCATGGCCTTTGCGTGGCTCGCGCATTGCTGCCTGGAAAACATTCCTGCAAATCGCCCAAGCGTTACGGGCGCACGCGGCTTGCGCGTACTCGGCGCCATCTACCCCGCTTGATCTCGCTTGGTTGATCCCTGGACAGCAAAACGCCGCAGGGCCTAAGGCACCGCGGCGTTTTGTTGAAGCTGTTGGCGGATCAGATCGAGAACGAAGAACCGCAACCACAAGTGGTAGTAGCGTTCGGGTTCTTGATCACGAAGCGTGAACCTTCCAGACCTTCCTGGTAGTCCACCTCGGCACCGGCCAGGTACTGGAAGCTCATGGGATCGACCACCAGACTCACACCTTCGCGCTCGACAATGGTGTCATCTTCGGCCACCTCTTCATCGAACGTGAAGCCGTACTGGAAACCCGAACAACCGCCGCCCGTCACGAAGACGCGCAACTTCAAACGATCATTTCCCTCTTCATCGACGAGGCTCTTCACCTTGTGCGCGGCACCGTGGGTGAATTGCAAAGCTGTGGGAGTGAAGGTTTCGACGCTCATGCTGAATATCTCCCGGCGCTGACGCCGCCATAATGCCTAATGGCGGGCATTATCCGCTTCTCCTAGAAAATTGGTCAACTATTACAAGAGCAGCGGCAAGCTTCGAGCTTTAAGCCGCAAGCTTGAGGCTTGCAGCTTCTGGCTCGAAACCGCTACTAAGGCAACATCCCCGCATGGGACAAGCCCAGTCGCTCATCCAGGCCGAACAGAATGTTCAAGTTCTGCACCGCCTGACCGGACGCGCCCTTGACCAGGTTATCAATGACCGACAACACCACGACCAGATCGCCGTCCTGTGGACGATGCACCGCAATCCGGCAGACATTTGCACCCCTTACACTGCGCGTTTCCGGGTGGCTGCCGGCGGGCATTACGTCAACGAACGGTTCGTCGGCATAACGCTTCTCGAACAACGCCTGCAGGTCCACGGAGCGATCTGCAACGGTTGCGTACAGCGTGGAATGGATGCCGCGGATCATTGGCGCCAGGTGCGGCACGAATGTCAGGCCGACGTCCTTGCCCGCCGCCCAGCGCAGACCCTGGCGAATTTCCGGCAGATGGCGGTGACCTTTGACGGCGTAGGCTTTCATGCTTTCCGATGTCTCGGAGTACAACGAACCAACGCTGGCGCCACGACCGGCGCCACTGACACCGGATTTGCAGTCGGCGATCAGCCGCGAGGCATCGGCAAGGCCGGCCTCAAGCAGCGGCAGGAAGCCCAATTGCGTAGCGGTTGGATAACAACCCGGTACCGCGATCAGCCGTGCCTGTCTGATTTTCTCGCGATTGACTTCCGGCAGGCCATAGACCGCTTCGTCCAACAGTTCCGGGGCACCGTGGGGCTGGCCGTACCACTTGGCCCACTCATCCGCGTCCTGCAGGCGGAAGTCCGCCGACAGGTCGATGACCTTGGTCCCGGCAGCCAGCAGTTCACCCGCCAAGGCGTGGGCGACACCATGAGGCGTAGCGAAGAACACCACATCGCAGGCACCCAGGGTCTTGATGTCCGGAACGCTGAACGCCAGGCCATCGTAATGGCCTCGCAGGTTCGGGTACATGTCGGCAACAGCCAGGCCAGCCTCGGATCGGGAGGTAATGACCACCACCTCAGCTTGTGGGTGCTGTGCCAATAGACGCAGCAGTTCGACACCGGTGTAACCCGTGCCGCCGACGATACCGACCTTGACCATAAACCTGCCCTCAACGAACCACTGGAAAGCCGTCGATGATAGGGGCCGCGCGGCTTGCCGACAACCGCCAAGGTGACGTGTGGCCGCATGAATGACTACTATCGAACGACCGTAAATTGGGAATCATCAAAAATGCTCTATCTGTGGCTCAAAGCACTTCACATTGTCAGCATGGTCTGCTGGTTCGCTGGCCTGTTCTATCTGCCCCGCCTGTTCGTCTATCACGCTCAAAGCGAGGACAGTGTCAGCAAGGAACGCTTCAGCGTCATGGAGCGCAAGTTGTATCGCGGCATCATGGGGCCGGCGATGATTGCCACCCTGGTGTTTGGCATCTGGCTGCTCAGTCTCAACGCAGGCGCCTACTTCGGCCAAGGTGGCTGGATGCACGCGAAGCTGACCCTGGTGGTGGTCCTTATCGGTTATCACCACATGTGCGGAGCCCAGGTAAAACGCTTCGCTCGCGGTGAAAATACCCGCAGCCATGTCTTTTATCGCTGGTTCAATGAAGTACCGGTATTGATATTGCTGGCTATCGTCATCCTGGTCGTCGTTCGGCCGTTCTAACCTCCAATCGGTACTCTTCATTCGGGGCACTTCCAATGTCGCTACCCGTATTGCTTGAACAACGTTTGCGCCTGCCCGTCGTGGCGGCGCCAATGTTCCTGATCTCCAATCCACGGCTGGTACTGGCTTGCTGTCGTAATGGCATCGTCGGCAGTTTCCCCGCACTGAACCAGCGCGAAAGCAGTGGTTTCAAGACCTGGCTGGAAGAAATCGAAGCGGGCCTGGCAAGCATGGAGACCCCGGCGCCCTATGCCGTCAACCTGATCGTCCACCAGAGCAATCCGAGGCTCCAGGCCGACCTTGCCATCTGCATCGAGCACAAGGTGCCGATCGTCATCACCAGTCTTGGCGCCGTCAAGGAATTGGTCGATGCCGTCCACGGCTACGGGGGCTTGGTATTTCATGACGTGACTACACGTCGTCATGCCGAGAAAGCTGCCGAAGCCGGTGTCGACGGTCTGATCGCCGTTGCCGCCGGTGCCGGCGGACATGCGGGGACCTGGAGCCCTTTTTCGCTGGTCGCCGAAATCCGCCAATTCTTCGACAAGACCGTACTACTTGCGGGATGCCTGAACCACGGCCGTCAGATTCTGGCTGCGCAGATGCTCGGCGCGGATTTGGCCTACCTGGGAACACGCTTTATCGGCACGACTGAAAGTCACGCGCCTGACGCCTATAAAGAGATGTTGCTCACATCCCGAGCCGCAGACATCGTGCATACTCCTGCCGTGTCCGGTGTGCCGGCGAGTTTCATGCGCCAAAGCCTGGAAAACGCAGGTTTTGACCTGGCTGCCCTGCAAGGCAAAAGTGACGCGGCTTCCGGTTCGAAACTCAAACCATTGAACGATGAAGCCAAAGCCTGGAAAACCGTCTGGTCCGCAGGTCAGGGCGTTGGGGAAATCAGTGATTTGCCAAGCGTCGACCAGTTGGTCGCGCGCCTGGATGAAGAATACCGTGAGGCCCAGGCCCGAACGGTACAGCTTGGCGGCCGATGGCCCCGCTGAAAATCGGCCTGATCAAACAAACATCAAACTTTCAATGACAAGGATGCCCGGCATGAGTGAAACCCGTTTCAATATCGTATTCGACGGAGCCCTGCTGCCGGGCGTCGATGCGACCACAGCCAAACTCAACCTCGCCAATCTGTTCCGAAGCGACATCAGCGCCATCGAACGACTGTTCGGCGGACACAAGGTGGCCCTGAAAAGCAACCTGTCCCAGACCGAGGCGCAGAAGTATCTGGAAGCTCTCAACCAGAGCGGGATCGATGCACGCATCGAAGCCGAGCCAGCCCTCCAGCTGAATCTCGACGAAGTGCAGCAATCGTCACCGCCAATGACAGCGCGTCATTCTGAATCGCTCATTGAACCGGCCTCCCCGTATGCGCCACCCCGGGCCCATGTCGGCGACGCCGTTGCCGAGTACGCCACGCTCAAGCCGTTCAGCTTCGATGGGCGCATCGGGCGGCTGCGATACCTGGCCTGGACCATGGCCCTGACCCTGGTCATGATGGTGGTGGTCGGCGTGGCTTTCGCACTCGGGGCGGCATGGATTTTCACCTCGGGCTCGATAGCGGCAATGATTGTCGGCGGTTTGCTGGCAGCGGTCGTATTCCTCGGCTTTGCCTACGTCAGCATTCAGTTCAACGTCCAGCGCCTGCATGACCTTGGCTGGTCCGGCTGGCTGTGGCTACTGAACCTCATCCCGTTCGTGGGCAGCGTCTTTCCGTTTGTGCTCATTTTCGCTCCCGGCAATGAAGGCGCCAATCGCTATGGCCCTCCTCCGCCGCGTAACAACACCGGGGTCAAGGTACTTGCGTCGCTCTGGCTCGTCATGATCGTACTGATCATCTTCGCTACAGTGGCCGGCGTCTTCAGTGCCATTGAACAGGATTACGACACCAGCTCGCTGAGCAGCTACGAAAGCAGCGAGTCCACGGATGCAGACGTCGCGGAACCTGCCGAAGAACCTGCCGAGGCAGAGGCGCCTTCTGTAGACTCCGAGGAACAGTAAGCGCCCTTCGTTCCGGTGACAGTCAAGTCCACAGGCGACGGGCCGTTGCGATGGAGAACCGCATGACCCGTTACGCCCTGATCACTGGCGCCTCCAGTGGTATTGGCCTGGCCATGGCCGAAGCCCTGGCCAGGCGCGGCCGCAATCTGCTGCTGGTGGCCCGACAGCGTGATCGGTTGGAGAGCATTGCAATCGAACTGACCCAGCGGTTTGGCGTGGAGGTGCTTTTCCGGGCCTGCGACCTGGGGGAGCCGCTACGGCTTTCAGGTTTCCTGCTGGAACTGGAGGAAAGCGAGCGCCAGATCGATCTGCTGGTCAACTGCGCCGGGATCGGTACCTGTGGCCCGTTCCTGGGCCAGGATTGGATGACCGAGCAGGACCTGATCGAAGTCAACATTCTCGCCCTGACACGCCTCTGTCATGCCGTTGGCAATAGCATGGCACTGCATGGCGGCGGGCAGATCCTGAACGTCGCCTCGATTGCCGCTTTCCGGCCGGGCCCCTGGATGAGCACCTATTACGCCAGCAAGGCTTATGTGCTGCACTTCTCCGAAGCCCTGCGAGTCGAGCTGAAAAAATGCGCGATCAAGGTGTCGGTCCTTTGCCCAGGCCCGACCCAGACCGGTTTCTTCGCCAAGGCCCATCTCGACGAACAGAAACTCAAGGACAGCAACCTGCTGATGAGCCCGGAAGAAGTGGCGTTGTATGCCGTGCGGGCGCTCGACAGAAACCGAGCGATCATCATCCCCGGACGCCGCAATCGCTGGCTCGCCATGCTGCCGCGGCTAGGCTCGCGATGGATGGTGCGGAGCATCGCCGGCCTGATCAACAAGGCGTACTGCCCACGCTGAATGAAATTTGAATGGAAACCCAGCCTCAGCCACCGAACCTTCAGTACACTCGACTTCCACAACCAAAGGGAGAAATAGCTGTGGATACTTTGTTTACCAAGATCATCAACCGGGAAATCCCGGCGAAAATCATCTACGAGGATGACCAGGTCCTGGCATTCCACGACATCGCCCCACAGGCGCCCGTGCATTTCCTGGTGATTCCGAAAAAACCGATTCGCACCCTCAATGACCTGACCGAGGAAGACAAGGGACTGGCCGGACATATCCTGTTCACAGCCCAGCGCCTTGCCAGGGAACAAGGTTGCGAGGACGGCTTCCGGGTGGTGATGAACTGCAATGAACTCGGTGGACAGACCGTCTATCACATTCATATGCACGTACTCGGGCAGCGCCAGATGAACTGGCCGCCGGGTTGAGACCCTGACCCAACGCAAATCCTGAGCGGCCGATTGGGTTAAACTGGCCGCCATGATTTTTTCCGGAGGTAAGCATGACTACCCAACGTCACTACTCGCCGCTTGACCGCCTGCTGTTGCAAGCCGATGCCGCGATGCGCACGCTGTTGCCCTTCAGTGGCCAACCGTATCGCCCATCACCGGCCATCGTGCAGCCGGACGCGCAACTGAGTGACGAACAGACCCGCCATGTAGCCGGGCTGATGCGTATCAACCATACCGGCGAAGTCTGCGCCCAGGCGCTCTATCAAGGCCAGGCGCTGACAGCAAAGCTGCCGAAGGTACGCGAGGCGATGGAGCATGCCGCCGAGGAAGAAGTCGACCATCTGGTCTGGTGCGAACAACGCATTCGCCAGCTGGGCAGCCATACCAGTGTGCTGAATCCACTGTTCTACGGGATGTCATTCGGAATCGGCG belongs to Pseudomonas sp. B21-028 and includes:
- the coq7 gene encoding 2-polyprenyl-3-methyl-6-methoxy-1,4-benzoquinone monooxygenase, which produces MTTQRHYSPLDRLLLQADAAMRTLLPFSGQPYRPSPAIVQPDAQLSDEQTRHVAGLMRINHTGEVCAQALYQGQALTAKLPKVREAMEHAAEEEVDHLVWCEQRIRQLGSHTSVLNPLFYGMSFGIGAVAGLISDKVSLGFVAATEHQVCKHLNEHLGQLPAEDEKSRAILEQMREDEEHHAESALEAGGFRFPAPVKFGMSLLAKVMTKSTYRI